One window of the Micromonas commoda chromosome 9, complete sequence genome contains the following:
- a CDS encoding predicted protein — protein RTPQDVMIPSDEIRNCQGLAFMWTYKVGMFLSFSAGNGMVIRKRVGSGGDIEWSLPCAISFGGAGGGLDFGAACSSTVVVLNTKEAVEYFSGLHVKLALDAQACAGPVGRAVEGAVAIAPVDPQMSNFDAEQYTTYGTSEGLFAGAGAHATWISVRDAQNEDYYRREMSGRDIL, from the coding sequence CGCACGCCGCAAGACGTCATGATCCCGTCGGATGAGATTCGCAACTGTCAGGGTCTGGCGTTCATGTGGACGTACAAGGTTGGCATGTTTCTCTCATTCTCCGCTGGGAACGGCATGGTGATCCGCAAACGCGTGGGTAGCGGGGGTGACATCGAGTGGTCGCTGCCGTGCGCCATCTCGTTCGgaggcgccgggggcgggctGGACTTTGGCGCGGCGTGTTCGTCCACGGTTGTGGTTCTCAACAcgaaggaggcggtggagtACTTCTCGGGGCTGCACgtcaagctcgcgctcgacgcgcaggCGTGCGCCGGGCCCGTggggcgcgcggtggaaGGTGCCgtggccatcgcgccggTGGACCCGCAGATGTCGAATTTCGACGCGGAGCAGTACACCACGTACGGCACGTCGGAAGGTTTGTTCGCGGGGGCTGGCGCGCACGCCACCTGGATCAGCGTGCGAGACGCGCAGAACGAGGACTATTACAGGAGGGAGATGTCGGGACGGGACATACTGA